The Streptomyces sp. NBC_00597 DNA segment CGCGGAAACGGCCCTGGCGCCCGACCGGATCGTAGGCAGGCCGATTCTGGACAGCGGAGCCCGGTGGGGCGAGGTGTTCGCCGACCACGGTGCGGTGGATTCGCTCTGGGCCCGGCTGGGTGCCACCCGCCTGCCCTCGGTCGTGGTCCCGGCCGACGGCGAGGCGCTGGAGCGGGCCCACGCGAAGCTGGACCTCGGCCAGGGGACCGTCGTGTTCGCCGCACCGCAGCGGCCGGTACTGCGGGCCGGCGGCCCCGTCCACCGGCTGCACGAGAGCCGTGACGCTGGGCCGGCCGCACGGCGTCTGGCCCCCCTCGGCAGCCGGGTACGCGTCGTCCCGTACGTCCGGGGCGTCCCCTGCGGCATCGGCGGCTTCGTGCTGCCCGAAGGCCCGGTGGTGCTGCGCCCCCACGAGGAGATCGTCCTCGAACACCGGGGTGAGCTCAGCTCGGGCGGCTGCTCCGGATTCTACGAACCCGCGCAGGCCGAGCGCGCCGAGCTGACGGGCCTGGCTCAGGCCGTAGGGCATGAGCTGCACAGATCCTTCGGCTATCGCGGGGCGTTCCAGCTCAGCGGCTTGCTCGTAGGCGGCAGTTTCCTGCCCTGGAGCCTCGGGCTGCGGCTGGGGGCCGGCCACGCCCTTCTCGAAGGGGCCTGGCCGGACCTGTCAACGGCGCTGCTGCACGCGGCCCTCAGGGCCGAGCCCGCCCTGCGGATCGCCCCGGACACCGTGCGCGCCCTGTCCGAGGGTGGTAGCGCGGGCAACGCCATCATCATGTTCGACACCCCGCAGCCCCCGTGGCCGCAGGGCTCCCCCCGGACCGCGTCCCGCACCCTCTGGCTCACCCGGGAAGAAGCAGTGGTGCGCCCTGCGGGACAGCAAGACCGGAGCAACGGCTGCCTGGTGCACACCCGAGTCGCAGACGCCGGGAAGCTGCTGCTGGTCGCAGGCCCCACCTTCGCCGCGGCGGGCCGCAGCACCGACCGCCTGCTCGGCCCCGCAGTGGCGCAGTCCTGTCAACTGGCCGGAAGTCAATGGGGCATGGCGCTCGAACTCGCATCGGCCTGGTGAACGCGATGAGCATGGCCGTACAGGACCGCGAGCTGGAGGAACGGCGTGACGCACATAGAGGTCGGTAATCTGCACTACGTACTTCCGGACGGTCGCGACCTCTTCTCCGACGTGTCCTTCCGGGTCGGCAGCGGAACCACGGCAGCCCTGGTCGGGGCGAACGGCACCGGGAAGACCACGCTCCTGGAGATCCTCTCGGGAGCCCTGTCCGCCCGCGGGGGCTCTTACCACGTGGGCAAGTCGGTCGGTGTCATGCGCCAGTTCATCGGCTCCATCGACGACGGGACGACCGTCCGGCAATTCCTCGCGAACCTGGCTCCGCACGCGTTGCGCGAGGCGTTCCGGGCGGTGGAGGTCGCCGAGGCCGTCATGTGGGAACGCGAGGACGAACCCTCCCAGATGGCCTACGCGACAGCGCTCTCCCACTGGTCCGAGATCGGTGGATACGAGGCCGAAGTCGAATGGGACGTGGTGTGCACCGCGGCGCTGCGCGCCCCGTACGACGAGGTCGGCCACCGTGAGGTGCGCACCCTGTCGGGCGGCGAGCAGAAGCGGCTGGCGCTGGAGTCGCTGCTGCGCGGCCCCTTCGAGGTCCTGCTGCTCGACGAACCGGACAACTACCTGGACGTGCCCGGCAAGCGGTGGCTGGAGCGCAAGCTGAAGACCACGTCCAAGACCGTCCTGATGGTCAGCCACGACCGCGAGCTGCTGTCCTACGCCGCGGACGTCGTGGTCACGCTGGAAGGCCGCGGAGCCTGGGTGCACGGAGGCGGGTTCGGTGACTACCAGACGGCGCGCGACCACCGGGTCGAGTGGCTCGAACAGCGTCACCGCGACTGGGCCGATGAGCACCGCCGTCTCAAGGAGCTCGTCCGCACCCTGCAGGAACAGGCCAAACTGTCCTCCGCCATGGCGGCCAAGTACCGGGCCACCCAGACGCGACTGGCGCGCTACGAAGCGGCCGGACCGCCCCCCGAGCGGGCCAAGGAGCAAAAGGTGCGCATGGCGCTCACCGGTGGACGGACCGGGAAGCGGGCCGTGATCTGCGAGCGCCTCGCCCTCACCGGGCTGACCGACCCGTTCGACCTCGACGTCTACTTCGGCGAGCGGATCGCCGTGCTCGGCGCGAACGGCACCGGCAAGTCACACCTGTTGAGGCTCCTGGCTGCCGGCGGCAGCGGGGGAGAGTGGTACGACGCCCGGTTGCACGGAGCGGCGGTGGAGGCCGAGGGGGCGGCACGGCTCGGCGCCCGGGTCGTGCCCGGATGGTTCGCGCAGACGCACGGCCGGCGCGACCTCGCGCGCCGCACCCTGGTGGAGATCCTGGGTCGGGGCGACGGCGAGCGGACCGGCCGGGACCGCGGTCAGGCGATCTCCGCCCTTCGACGCTACGAACTCCACGCCCAGGCCGACCTGCTGTTCGAACTGCTCTCCGGCGGCCAGCAGGCCCGGTTCCAGATCCTCCTCCTTGAGCTGCAGGGCTCGACGCTCCTGCTGCTCGACGAACCGACCGACAACCTCGACCTGCACAGCGCCCAGGCGCTGGAGGACGGGTTGAAGCAATACGAGGGAACGGTCCTCGCCGTCACCCACGACCGCTGGTTCGCACGCGGCTTCGACCGCTATCTCATTGTGGAACACGACGGATCGGTCACCCTGCGGGACGAGCCGGTCTGGGGAGAGGAGCACAGTGCACGCATATAGCTGGTCGCGGCCGGCCCGAACCGCAGGTACCGAAAGGGCCCGGACCGTCGAGGAGATCTTCGGCCTGACCCCCGAACGCTACGCCGAGGTACCCGTGTTGGACCGGGTACCGCTCCCGGGCACCGGCATCACCTACGTCACGGGCTACTCGGGTACGGGCAAGAGCGTGCTGCTGAGGCTCTTCCTGGCCGACCACCCGGAAGCGCACGTCCCGGGTGAGGTGACGGATGACCGGCCCTTGATCGACCTGTTCGACCTGCCGCTGCCCGACACGCTCCAGCTGCTCGGCCAGGTCGGGCTGGGCGAAGCCTTCACGTACCTGACCCCCTACCACCGGCTCTCGGACGGCCAGCGGGCCAGGGCCCGGCTGGCGCTCGCCTATGCGAGCGGCCACCGGTTGCTGGTGATAGACGAGTTCCTGTCCACCGTGGACCGGGTCAGCGCGGCCGTCGTCGCGTACGGCTTCCAGAAGTTCTGCCGCCGCAACGGGGTGAGCGCCGTGGTCGCCACCGCGCACGGCGACCTGGGCGACCAACTCGGCCCGGACCACACCGTCGTACTCGACTACAACGGCGCCAAGACGGTCACGACCGGTCCGGGGATCGCCACCGCCCCCTTCCGTGACACCACGGTGATCCGTCCTGGCGAGCCGGCGGACTACGAGTCCATGGAGCGCTTCCACTACATGGGTGGCCTGGACGTCCCCGTCGAGGCCTTCGACATGGAGGTGCACGTGGCGGAGGTGAACGGTGTCGTGGCCGCGGCGAAGGTGCTCTCACCGCCCTACCCCCGCAGCTGGGAACGGCATTCCGTGTTCCGCGACGTGAACGAGGCGCTGACCGTGTCCCGCCGCACGGTGGTCCATCCCGTGTTCCGCAGTGTGGGGCTGGCGGGGAGGCTGTGCGACCCGGCCCTGGCCGCACGGCCCGCGGTCTTCATCCGCTCCGCCCTCGGCCGCTTCCAGCCCTTCCCCCTGAGTGCGGGCTACACGGAGGTGGAGGTCGACACGGCTCAGAACACCGAACTGGCCCGCAGAGCGGACGAGCTCGCGGCCGGCGGGCTGAAGGGGCTCGGCGCGGCCGAGAGGGCGTTGTTGCGCGAGCGTGCGGTGCAGATGCTCACCGCCGAGTACCACCAGTACCGCGACATCGCCGGACTGCCCGCCCTGGAGCCGCCCGCCGACCGGTCGGTGCGCACCTGGTTCGCCCGATGCGTCGAGGTGATGGACGAGGAACGGCTGGCAACGGTCGTGAAGCCCTTCCCGATGGCCGGTTTCGTCAGCCGGAGCTCCGCGGGGGTGGACGAGACGGTGGCGCGCGCCGCATCCGCATCCGCATCCGAGTCCGTACACGTCGCCGCCCAGCCCGGGGTGACCCTGTGATCATCGTCGGAATCTCCGCGCTGTACCACGACTCGGCGTGCGCCCTCATGGTCGACGGCGAGCTGGTGGCCGCCCATCACGAGGAGCGCTACACCCGGCAGCGCAACGACCCCTCCATGCCGATCAACGCCTTCCGCCGCTGTCTGGAGCAGGCGGGCGTGGGGATCGATCGGATCGACCGGCTCGCCTACTACGAGAACCCGACGGCGAAACTCTCCCGACAGCTGTGGACGACCTTCCCGGACACGGGACGGACACCGGACGGCGCCCTCTTCCGGCTCGATGCCGACCGCCCCCTTCGTGAGATGCGCGAACTCCTGGGCCACCAGGGGCCGGTGGACTTCGTCAGCCATCACGAGGCACACGCCGCGAGCGCGTTCTACTGCTCGGGCTTCGAGGAGTCCGCGCTGCTCGTCGCCGACGCGGTCGGGGAGTGGGCCACGACCAGCTACGGGCGGGCCGGCATCGACGAGGGCCTGGAACTGCTCGAAGAGGTGCGGTTCCCGGATTCCCTGGGGCTGATGTACAGCGCCGTCACCAACTACCTCGGATTCGAGGTCAACAGCGACGAGTACAAGGTGATGGGCCTGGCCCCGTACGGCAAGACCCGTTTCCTGGAGCAGATGGAGAGTCTGCTGCTCGACGGGGAGGGCGGCCAGTTCCGCCTGGATCCGCGCTACTTCGATTTCAGCGACGAACGCCGGATGTTCACGGACGCCCTGGCCGAGCTGCTCGGAGTACCCGCGCGCGCACCTCGGGACGAGCTCGCTTCCGTACACGAGGACATCGCCGCCAGCCTGCAGGCCGCGCTGGAGAACGTCCTGCTCCGCAAAGTGCGCCATCTGCACGAGCTCACCGGCAGCCGACGGCTCTGCTACGCCGGCGGGGTGGCCCTCAACTGCGTGGCGAACGGCGTACTGCGCACCAAGGGCCCTTTCGAGGAGGTCTTCGTGCAGCCCGCCGCGGGGGACGCGGGCGGCGCCGTCGGCGCGGCCGCACTGGTCCACCACCGCCACACCGGCACCTTCACCCGCCGCAGGCTGCGCGACGCCCGGCTGGGGCATGCCGAGGATCCCGATCGGATCCTGGAGCTGGTGCGGCGGGCCGGCATCCCCGCCGCCGACCACACCGGAGACCTCGACGGTCTGCTGCGGGCCACCGCGGACGAGCTCGCCGCCGGTGCCGTGGTCGGATGGTTCCAGGGTCGCACCGAGTTCGGGCCCAGGGCACTGGGCGGAAGGTCGATCCTGGCCGATCCGCGCGACGGCGGCATGCGTGACCGCATCAACGCCCTGGTCAAGAAGAGGGAGGCGTTCCGGCCGTTCGCCCCCGCAGTGGTCGCCGAGCGCTGCCACGAGTTCTTCGAGCTCGACGTGGACTCGCCGTTCATGCTGGAGACCGCACAGGTGCGGGGCGACGGACTCCCCGCCGTCACCCATGTCGACGGCTCGGCACGGATCCAGACCGTGGCCGCCGACGTGGACCCGCGCTTCCACGGACTGCTCACCGCGTTCGGCGAACTCAGCGGCTTTCCGATCCTGCTGAACACGTCCTTCAACATGCGGGGGGAGCCGATCGTCAACACCGCCGCCGACGCAATCGCCTGCTTCGTCCGGTCCCGGCTCGACGTCCTCGTCCTCGGGGACCTGCTGATCCGGCGGGAACAGGTGCCGGTGTCGGCGGTGAAGCGCCTGGAACAGACGTCTCCCTACAAGGCACCCACGGTGAGCGAGTCCGTCTACACCTTCTTCTGACGAACGCCCGGCCCGCCGTGGCCGCCCCCTGCCGATCGTGGCCTTCCCACACAGACCGACGA contains these protein-coding regions:
- a CDS encoding ATP-binding cassette domain-containing protein, producing MTHIEVGNLHYVLPDGRDLFSDVSFRVGSGTTAALVGANGTGKTTLLEILSGALSARGGSYHVGKSVGVMRQFIGSIDDGTTVRQFLANLAPHALREAFRAVEVAEAVMWEREDEPSQMAYATALSHWSEIGGYEAEVEWDVVCTAALRAPYDEVGHREVRTLSGGEQKRLALESLLRGPFEVLLLDEPDNYLDVPGKRWLERKLKTTSKTVLMVSHDRELLSYAADVVVTLEGRGAWVHGGGFGDYQTARDHRVEWLEQRHRDWADEHRRLKELVRTLQEQAKLSSAMAAKYRATQTRLARYEAAGPPPERAKEQKVRMALTGGRTGKRAVICERLALTGLTDPFDLDVYFGERIAVLGANGTGKSHLLRLLAAGGSGGEWYDARLHGAAVEAEGAARLGARVVPGWFAQTHGRRDLARRTLVEILGRGDGERTGRDRGQAISALRRYELHAQADLLFELLSGGQQARFQILLLELQGSTLLLLDEPTDNLDLHSAQALEDGLKQYEGTVLAVTHDRWFARGFDRYLIVEHDGSVTLRDEPVWGEEHSARI
- a CDS encoding AAA family ATPase; this encodes MHAYSWSRPARTAGTERARTVEEIFGLTPERYAEVPVLDRVPLPGTGITYVTGYSGTGKSVLLRLFLADHPEAHVPGEVTDDRPLIDLFDLPLPDTLQLLGQVGLGEAFTYLTPYHRLSDGQRARARLALAYASGHRLLVIDEFLSTVDRVSAAVVAYGFQKFCRRNGVSAVVATAHGDLGDQLGPDHTVVLDYNGAKTVTTGPGIATAPFRDTTVIRPGEPADYESMERFHYMGGLDVPVEAFDMEVHVAEVNGVVAAAKVLSPPYPRSWERHSVFRDVNEALTVSRRTVVHPVFRSVGLAGRLCDPALAARPAVFIRSALGRFQPFPLSAGYTEVEVDTAQNTELARRADELAAGGLKGLGAAERALLRERAVQMLTAEYHQYRDIAGLPALEPPADRSVRTWFARCVEVMDEERLATVVKPFPMAGFVSRSSAGVDETVARAASASASESVHVAAQPGVTL
- a CDS encoding carbamoyltransferase, giving the protein MIIVGISALYHDSACALMVDGELVAAHHEERYTRQRNDPSMPINAFRRCLEQAGVGIDRIDRLAYYENPTAKLSRQLWTTFPDTGRTPDGALFRLDADRPLREMRELLGHQGPVDFVSHHEAHAASAFYCSGFEESALLVADAVGEWATTSYGRAGIDEGLELLEEVRFPDSLGLMYSAVTNYLGFEVNSDEYKVMGLAPYGKTRFLEQMESLLLDGEGGQFRLDPRYFDFSDERRMFTDALAELLGVPARAPRDELASVHEDIAASLQAALENVLLRKVRHLHELTGSRRLCYAGGVALNCVANGVLRTKGPFEEVFVQPAAGDAGGAVGAAALVHHRHTGTFTRRRLRDARLGHAEDPDRILELVRRAGIPAADHTGDLDGLLRATADELAAGAVVGWFQGRTEFGPRALGGRSILADPRDGGMRDRINALVKKREAFRPFAPAVVAERCHEFFELDVDSPFMLETAQVRGDGLPAVTHVDGSARIQTVAADVDPRFHGLLTAFGELSGFPILLNTSFNMRGEPIVNTAADAIACFVRSRLDVLVLGDLLIRREQVPVSAVKRLEQTSPYKAPTVSESVYTFF